From the Hordeum vulgare subsp. vulgare chromosome 1H, MorexV3_pseudomolecules_assembly, whole genome shotgun sequence genome, the window ATTTCTTCTGCCCTTTTCTTGTCTTCACATCAAAATGGTTGTGCAGGACAAGCAGAGGAGTTGTTATAAAGACAGGGAAAAGCAGTAGTTCAACATAGCTGAAACAGAACAAAAAATGAAAGGGAGCAAGTTCAGAGTTGCTCGTATCACCTGATGTTATCAGGTGTATATGTGGCGACCCAAGTTGTCACAGTAGCGTTTCATCACAACGATGTTCCTTTTCATTTGGTGGGGTGAGAGAGGCTCGAACTCTCGACCTCAGGATCACTCGCTGTTAGTTAGCTATGAGACCTACGCGCTAGCCAACTGCGCCACCACCCCGTAGTGATAAGCGAACGAAACAATCGCTGCTATTTGGGCTCTCCAGCTCCTGCACGAAAGCCGCCGCGTCAGCCTGCGCACTGAACTGAAGCCATCGGCCAATTGTGCAGTGCAGGTATTGACTGCTGTCTCTCGTGTCGTGTGACTGTCGTGTAAACACACGGATGCGATGGATTAACACAACTGGACTTGCTTCCTGCCGGCAATGCGATTTGCGTTGAAGATCAATATACCAAGTTAACAACTGCAACAGTTTAATTAACGCCGACACGACACCGCTACTAGCTTACACTTCTCCTCTCCTACCGTAATCAGCAACTCGGCATTCATCCatgcttgacagattcatggtaaTTATGCAAATATCTCAGGGATGAGGAAGGAAGGCAGGCAGAGGCAGAGGCAGaggcagaggaagaaggagaagaagaggaggatggtggtggtggtggtgttgaggctTCAGAGCGAGAGTCCGCCggactcgtcgtcgtcgtcgagggTGGAGGAGTAGACGGTGTAGAGGGACCAAATGAGGCCGAACACGCCCAGCAGTATCCACCCCAGCAGGTTGTTGCTCAGCCCCAGGCTGAGCCCGGTGCCCTCCGTCGACATCCGCTCGTCCACCAGCGCCAGCGCCGGGGACGCCGTCACGGCTGCGCTCACCGCGGCCAGCAGCGGCGCGCCCTTGAGGACCGCCGCCTCCTTGCCATCCTTGGAGTAGCCGCACCTCAGCCTCTCGGCCCTGCAGGTCACCTTCACCAGAGGCAGACCTGCAAGCAGTTCAAGTTCAACACCGGCGTCTCACCGTTAACAACTTAAAACTCTTCACACGACTGACATTTTCATGGGGGGTGGGATGTCAACCGACAACCTTGCTTACCTAGAGCCTGCAACGGcctggcggcggcgacgacggtggCGGCTGCGGCGGCGCTGATCATCGCCATTGTAGACCTGACCTGAGATCCGGGGTAGATGCAGCAAGTGAGAGCAGGAGAACCAACTCAAGTGTAGGTGAGCAAATTCTCTGGGTACCCCAGGCGCCGTATATGTCCTATCCTCTAGGGTCCAATTGGCACTTGCCAACTGGACACCACACCACAGGCACCAAATGGAAAAGTAACCAGAGGTTTGCACGGTGAAACGAGACCCCAACCAGGCAAGCCCCCACACCAGGCTGAGCCTGGAACACATCACCAAGGCAAAAACTATCTACCTACAAAGTATCAGAAGGTTGCAAAGCGCACAGCAGGGACAATGGACCTGGCACACCAGGAGCCAGAGGATGAAGAAGGGCAAGCGAGGTGGGCACTACCTACAGCCACACAGATAACAGATGCAGCTTTCAGTCGCCCCCAATTTTCCATACTTCCTGCATTTCCACTAGCTAGATAGACATGCTAGAAGTTCCACCTCATGCTTCCACACAGATAGATATTCTAGAAGTTCCATCTCGGACAAACACGGCGTTCGCTGCAGGAAGAGGTGCACGGAGTCGGCTGAGGGCACGCAGGCCGCAGGATCCTTTCACTTGAGGGGAATGAACCGTGAGGAGTGGGTGGCGCCGATGCCGGGCCGCCCGTGCTTGACGGGCTTGTATAGCTGATGGAGAACTCGGCGAGGTAGTGGCCACTGGCCAGTCGTCTCCGGCTTGATCTCAATCTGATTGAAGCTTTTCCCATTGTACACTGCAATCTGGCTGCCTGCCATCTCTGCTAATGGTATGATGCGCACATGAGTCAACACAACCCCCGGCTTCTCACCAGCTGGTGCCTCTCCATCATGACGATGCATGCAGTCATTTTATTGTGCAAACGAAATATCCAACAAAAGTCTTAGATCTACAAAGGCTCTTAGTGAGCAGCTAAACAAAAatgaacaagtaaaagaaaagcCACATCCGGCTAAAAAAGGATGCAAATTAGGCTATCCTATTAGTGGCTCGTCATCCAAACCGGCTGTATAAATCCTGCGCTATCATAAGGCTCCTGGCGTCCACAGGAGTAAGCAACGACCACACATGGATTAATGATGTGGCCAtgaagatgacctgcaaaaaaGTTATACGAGTTTGTCTGTTAAAGATCATGTCATTTCTACAGTTCCACATAACCCATAACAAGTCACATACTCCTATCCGAATATGTTTAGCAATAAAATCATCAACCCCGTTCAGCCACGTTTCAAATAATGTGTTTATGCTATCCGGAGGGTTTATGTTAAAAGCTATATTAATAGATCGCCATAGTATCCTGATCATTGGGCATTCAAGAAACAACATTAGAAGTGCACTGTTAGAACTTAATGTCACACTGATATCTTAGAAATGATAAAAACCAACTCAAACCAATTCCTGTAcagtattttttttaaaaggaggtTCAAACCCCTGGCCtcggcatcaatcgatgcatacgatCATTTCTATTAATTATTCAATGTAGGTCTAACAAAAATATACATCAAACCATccgaagccaccactcacacctacaaaactcgataatgtggagtgctctcactccccatatctaaaaccggtgccGTCACCGatacatccacataacgtatcggaacccacaaccggtgcagcagacctaaagcgtacaccacatgcacacgttttagatgtcgccatcatcatcgggCCGCtaacccatcttcaggagagagatctgtatcatccttgccagtccgtccacccgtcgacgccaccacggctcgtcagtccagacgcgaagattatggaagatctgtcgtgcgtagcacctgccgaccagCCATGacacagcgtagcacctgtcggtcaggcatgacttgacatctccaccgaaAGCTCCGTGCAATAtgatcgacgccaccacggcgccaaaCAGCGCCACCACCCTACGCTCATTCGTCCAGACACGAAGATTTTGGAagaactgtcgtgcgtagcacctaccaaccaggcatgactcagcgtagcacctgtcggccacgcATGACTTGATAGTTCCACCAAATCTTCGGGCCAGACGGAGCCGCTCCATCTCCTGCCTCTGTcatccagcgctgctccacaaaccatgctcccaagagagaaacggcaccgcagtaccgTCATCGTCCGAACTGGAAAGTCAGATCTTAGGGTTTCCctcgaagcagtgcccaccaccagaaACTGTCCAGGACCCACATAGTgtccaccaccactcagccctcaaggcgacgccttcacgaaggtcacgacgtcaaggatgccgccgccgcccaccggagttagggttttcacccgagaggcagtGAGGTAGGAAGTGGAGGAGCAAACGTAGACCGACGTCTCTAGGAAGAAAAACGGCGCCCTTGATCatcggcggcggcgcggccggcGAGGGTCGACCAATGGGTTTTCCCTTATCTGAatctcctccaccagcttcaTTCGCGGCCacgccggcaacgccaggaaaccGCAGGAGAGAAGCACACCGCGGGTATCTGGATCAATGAAGATCCAATCTGAACAGTGACGAGTACCACCACCTTGCACTGGCCGACGGCGTCCGGGCGCCGGATCCAGAAGGATCTGACCCGAACTAGACGACGCACGCGACCACCATGTCTTGCCCCTCTCGCATCCGCCACACCGCGCCGCAAGAACGAACCCCAGTCGTCGACGCGCTCTGCACGCTGCCGCTAGGATCCACATGTAGCGCCGCCGCACCGCGCGCTAGTCAGGCGCCTCCTCACGAACGGCCGTCTCGCGCCAGCCATGTCGCGTGAAGGGGAGAGGATCCtcgtcgccgcccctgccggcCAAGCTTCGCCCGACGACGctgctggcggcggcgaggaTGAAGGAGGAGCGAGGAAGGACCGACGACGGCGACTAGGGTTACCCCCTGGTTGCCcacgggggcgacgggagggggttaccgggggggcgacgggaggcggcggctagggttacgggaggaggcggcggctcagtggatggaggcggcggctagggtttacgggaggaggcggcggctcagCTTGTGACCCGAGGTGTTTCAACCTTTAAAAATGGGGAGAATTTCACTTCCCGCTCTCTGCACTAACTAGGGATGCATACAATCATCTTAGTATGAGTACCAAGATAAACATTttcttcagaattttttaaacgaGTATCAACAATTTTTTGATGAGTGGTTTCACCACACGTCAAACTTGATCCTCAATAAATAGAAGAAAAATTCCTGCGCATCACCTGTCAATTCTAGAAATTAAACTCGGATCGTTGGGCTGCACAACCGCATGCCCAATCAGTGAGCCAAGGCTCTCTTTGCGATTCCGGATCACATTGTTCAACACCTACCAAAGAACATATACTCAGAAGTTCATATCATACATTTCTAGttattcattttcttttctttcccgCCACAAAAACAAAATGGATACTCCTCACAGCAATTAGAGAACATTAAATGTATCCCAGTAGAATATGCAAAATAGACTGCCTCCACTGTTCAGCACTCACTACAGAAAAATCTCGTTTTTCCGTGTGTTAAGCTATAAGTCGTGAGCTATTCATACCGTTCAAAAGAACAACCAATAACATACTCACTTGTGTGAAGGTTCATAGCTATGCATTGATATTCGATACTCCCATTTATCCAAAATCAATGTTCCCACAACCATAAACCCTGAACCAGAAGATGCTAGCTCAAGCATATACAGTATGTGTACCAGACAAACATTCATTCTTCTGTAGACTAAGCGAATTATTAGGGTCCATTCAAACAGATAAGTGATAACTGACATTTGGAAGTTGCAGTAATGCAGAGAAGATCAATTCAATTTGCTAAAAGTGACCATATCGAAACGGTATACCAAGACATACAAAATTAACAATCTGAATTACAAATCGAAGCTAGAGTGAGTTGCCAAAGCATCAAAAAAGTGACATAGTATTAAATACTCCTATATCTCAGTTAATTATAAAAGATGCAGAATAGACCGCTGAGACTGGTCAGCACTACTATACAGCCGTAAAAAGACTAATCGATGAGATGTTAACTCATCTGAAGGTTAATATCTATCCATGGATACTCCCATCTACAACATCAACATTTTCACAACCATAAATCAGAAACAGGAGCTGATAGCTCAAGAATACATAGTATGTGTGCTAGACAAACTTTCATTCATCTGTAGTCGAAAGCAAAATCTTGAGCTCATTCAAACAGAAAAGTGAGAATCGACATTTTGAATTTGCATTACAGCAGAAAAACTCGCAAGCAATACCTGTATGATGGCAGGGAACAAATCATTCTACCAAACAAGACAAAATATTGCAACATTACAGTATATCCAAACAGATAAAATTGACCACCTGAGCTACAAATCAAAACCAGGGTACATTGCCCAAGCATCATAAAATTAACATACATGCTACGGTATGTTGCCAAGCATCATAAAATTAACATACATGCTACGGTATGTTGCCAAGCATCATAGTGCTGCAAACAGTACATGCCACGATATTTAAACCTACAGGGAGCAGAGCAAACCATGAAAGATAATTTTCTGTACATCCTCATCAATAATAGTACCAGTGAGCTAACAAATGGACATTTCGGACACTACAAGCTACAGCCACCAAGAACGTACTCGGTCAATTTCACCCAAGAAAATGTACTTGGTCGAATGTGTTGGCCAGAAAATGTATTAATTGATCAGCCGATTCCATGCTACACTCCAAGCACACATGCTAATTGCTAAGTTACAAAATCACATGCAGTTGGCACTTGGCAGCACACccatccaaaaaaaaaaaaaggagacACATTCTGGCATACTGTCGCTAGCAAGTGGCACAACTGTTTAAAACGGAGACAGTTGGTTATAAATAGCAGGCAGCCAGGCAGTTCGTTAAACCCACGAGCAGAGAGGCAGTGGAGGAAACTCCATTACCGCCTTGCGCAGcatcttgattttttttgtcaaAAGTACTACCTATTTTGTACCAAATTCGAAAAGCGTATGTTAAaattgaaaaaaatcaaaaatagcaTCCCGTTGGTCTCTGGTGGACCGAAAAGGGGTCCGTCGGCCGACGGGAGGTTGGCCCAAGAGTGTTAGGGACACAAAACACGATTAAGATGGGCTTAAATGAAAAAGTTATCAACATGACAAATCTTCGTCTCGTCGAATAGGTTAATTTTGATATAAAAATCGTCTTAATCCGAGGTCGTATGCAATCTGTAGAGCCAAAAGAAGGTCAGGACCAAAAGATGCACAGTTACTTCGGACAGACCGAATGGATGTCATAAAATTTGCCACTGGACACGCGGTGCAGGCCCTAAGTTATTTCGGACAGACCGAATGCgtttttttgtaaaaaaaaaggTAATTAGTTGTTTATTCCCTGCAATAAGTGATTAGTTGTTTATTAGAAGGAAAATGGAAATATGGAATTAAAGTTAGGATTTTTGATCCAACAAATTGTTCGTCTGCACCGGGAAGGCTGCTTGCGTACTGCACTTCCGATCGATACACGGTGATGTTTTTGTGTGCATCACTCCCGGCGTCCAGGGTACACGGTGACAGGCCTGAGAGGTGATCATTGCCTCTATTTTGCATGGTGGATGATGTCACCGTCGAAAGTTTTGGTCTCAATTCCTGCCATCGCAACACATACATTTCTTCAATGCCCGCATGTGTCTTCCTGGTGCAGAGGAACAATGCCCACATCGATTTATGAGGCAACTGGACTTCCCGTACAATAAGAGGACTAAAACTTCTATCCAAAAATCTTTGGCAATTTTTCGGATCCATTTGGAGCCTCCGAGTGGTTTGGTGGGGTCTCACCAAGTGAATGTGAGCAAACTTGTGTACTCTTCTGTATACCACACGGTCTCACCGAGTGCACCGGATGCCTCGTGACAAAAAAATTTGACATCCATTCGGTCTGTCCGAAGTAACTCTGCAGATTCCACTCTCGCTCcactgagatgtggttgtggcctGTGGGGTGTGGGGCGTACCTTCTGCGGGCGCGGGTGGGTGGGGAGGAGCACGGCGTACTAAAAGCATCTCTAGTacaacccttaaacccttaaatctaaaaaccagttttaagggttgagaattggtcatttttgacacttttaaggtttGAAAAACAggagcaaagactagaaccctcaaacccaacccttataacggttcCGTTATAAggattgggtttgagggttctagtctttgccccaaccccaacccttaaaactgtcatttcatatatcacacatttcatcatatgacatatcacaaattcaatcacatttgacataaaacaataatcattctagttattattgcaccaccgaataaaacaataatcatttaaatctttacaacaatgtttgagcaaattacaacaattgttcgaatcaaataggacaGCCCACACGGAGACATCATTCTCATGACTAACTTAGAATCACCATGACAGTACCTAAACTAACTATTGGGCAAGGGGCAAACGAAAATTCTAGAACTAACCAATCTACTTCATGTTAAATTTTAATCAAAAGAGCAAAACCCATAAAACGTCTGTACAATCAAACAGTCATTCAACAATTTGCTCATAATAGAACCTCCCTGTTTAGCCACATGGTTTTTTAACTGTCCAAGTAGCATAGCTTATTCTGAAACAGTTTGCTGCTTAGGAGAAAACAATCGAGCTCGCACAAACGACTGCCAAAGTGAAACTCGGCAAGATAAACACAACTGGTGTCTTCCTGCATTGTAATTACAAATAATGATACTAAGACAGACTAGCAGCAGGGGCGAAACTAGGCATCCGACCCGAACTGAACTCTGTACCTGTAGAGCGAGCAACGAAACGGAGAAGTGGGCGCGGGATCTGGTGATCTGACCTGGGGCACGAACATCCGCGGCGAGAGGGAGCGGTCGGGACTCTCGGGCGGCGTCAACTTCCCCGGGCGCGGGGCATCCTCCTCCCTGCCGCTGGCGTTGCCCATGGCCTCCTTCCCTCCTCCTCCTACCCCCGCCCCGCGGCGGCGAAATCACGGAAGTGCCACTCACTGCGTTGTGGCGCTGCTGTGGCGCGAGGGGGCAAGGAAGACGAGCGAGAAGGAAAGGGAGGGATAGCTGCGCCCGTTTGGGCAGCGGCTGGAGcgcgaggggcggcggggcggcggccggagcgcggaGGGCGGCGGGCTGGCGGCGGCCGCTGCAGATTCCTCCCGCGCGCGGGAGCCAACTTCCTCCTGCGCGATGTGGGAAaaggagtgcgggttggggggagtgtttcctcccaaccctcacttctacaagctgggaaggggtttgagggttggacctctaatttttttacgggtttaagggtttaagggttctagtctacgccgtttttccgatgaaaactgtaaaaaaaagcggttatttttaagggtttgagggtttgagggttctactagagatgctctaatggCACCCGCCGCCACGGCCACCCCCGCCTTCACGCCGACGCTAAGCGCACGAGGTTAGAGAATCTCCAACACGGGGCGAAAGAGTGCTCTGCACGTTAAAAGATTCTTTTTTTCCAACAGAGACCGTAAAACTGTGTGCGCGttaaattttttgagaaaagATAACACCCACACTTGTGGACGTTTGCATCTCGCCCACGTGCATGGATGCGCGTCCGTTTGTGGTTGCACGAATCTTAGCAAGTTTTGTCAGATTTTTGATGTCACGTATGACTCGGCTTGTGTGTGGGCATTTAACCACTTCGCCCGCACGCCCGTTTCTCTCTCAGCATGAATTTTTTTGGTTTCGgcttaaaaatgttttatcttctaattaaaaaatccaattaaaaatccgttttcaccattaaatcggtgtcgacgagatcttcaaaactagatcataTGTTGATATATTTCAATGAAAAAAGTAGATAAAAATTGCAATGATGTTACACTATAGTTGTCATAGTGTTTACACTACAGTTACCATGACATatactatctatttttttcttttagatTTAAAGCTATCATTATATTTTCAACTTTTTTTATGGTAATTTTTAGTTATTAACCTCGGTAAATTTAATACGTGAATCATTGTAATTTTTAGTAatccatcataataaattttagaATTTTGACCATAATCGATGAAAAAAAATTGATCAAAAGTTGTCGTGGTGATTACATTGTAGTTGTTATAGTGTTTACACTAAAGTTGTCATGACATGTTCTACCAATTTTCTTCTAGATTTGAAGGTACCGCTATATTTTCAACTACGTTTTACGATaatttttattaattgaccatgGTAATTTTTTcatcatggcaattttagtttatggttcTTGGCAAGTCTAGTTTCTTAATTCTCCATTTCATAATATTTCAAAAATTAATTTTAAAGGTAAAAGGAAAAATGGCTGAAACATATAATGGCAACTTCACtgtaaacaccatggcaattcagtTGCAAAAGACATGCCAATTTTTAACCCCAGAAAAGTCTTCGAAACATATTGATATAatatctagtttcgaagatctcgtcgcgatggatttaatgatgaaaacggaTCTTCAATCGGATTTTTTATTTacaagataaaacattttaaaaactagaaattcaaaaatattttcacatGCATGCATGTGGTGACGTTTGGCACGAGGCTGGACGTGTATGTGTTAGCTGTTTTGCCCATACGTAGGCGTGCGGGCTGTTTCTCTTGCACACCACACGAGACGTGCGGCAAAAACTCTTAACGTCCACACATGTGGGCGTTATCGCGACCCATCAAGTTTTGGGCATGCGCTAAAAAACGCTACCGCGCGCATCATAATTGGGGCACGTGATCGCGCGCCCTTCATAATTTGCACTGCTTGCTTTTTTGGACAAGCGTTTTTAGACGTGTGCTAAAGCAATGTTGGTCCCGATGCATTAAAAATGCTACAGtgatgtgttataactgttattgGGCGCGGATTTTTTATGcagctgttggagatgctttagCCTAGCGATAGGAAAATGCGGGAGGGTTGGTGTGGTGGGACGAGTTGGGTGAAGCTCACCATGGTTGGTTGCGGTTGATTGGGGGAGAAGGAGGGGAGGTCCGGTGTGCCGCGGAGCAGCGAAGGCGACGGCGCTAGGGCTCGGTGAAAAATGGGGAATGCTTGTCAGTGGTAAAAAAAGGGGGGATTTGAGGATTTCCCACATCTCCCCCTGCATTTTGAGGATTTGCCCTCTTTTTTACTCATACCGATGATTTACCATAACTTTGCCAAAAACTTGAGGATTTGCCCCTCACAAGATGGACCTACCATGAGATAACGAAAATGCCCTCGAATTGCGCATCAAATCACGTGCGGCTCTCTCCCGTTCTGTGTTCACGTGTTTGTCATGAACGCCACAGCGACGCGGTGACCTTCCCTTTCCCTCTCTTCTCCCTGCCGTCCCTTTAATTATTCGACTTCATGCTCCCTTAGTCGGGAGGCTCTGCAGCCACCACGTCCGCCACCATGCTTCGTTGCCGGCTCCCTCGGTTGCTGCTGCTCTGCCACCCGCTAAGCTTTGTCAGGCTACCGCATCTCCTGCCATATCTCCTCCTCACTCGTTATGAACGTGTTTGGTTCCTCGCATTAGGCCGGGCCAGGCCCGTGCGGGAAGAATATGGCCCGTTTGCTTGCTTGGGACGTATCCAATTTGTGGCCAGCGCGAACCTCAAAGCAGGCCTGGGCCTCGCTCTAGAGGAACAACTGAATTGATTGTTTTTTGTGAGCCAATCTTGCTCGAGCCACGCGTGGCGAGCGCATGCAAGCCTTGGGACGCGCAGGAGATGAGGCGACTGCTCATAACTCCCCATGCACTCTCCCGTCACCTCCCTCGCCAGTTCAcacccactccctctctctcacctAACCGCCCGTTCGGTTTCTCCGATGGCCACGTCGTCGTCTCGCCACGCCCCACCCACATCGGTCATCGCCGACAGCAATCCCATCCACGAGAGGTGGGTTGACGGCCTCTCCGCAACAGTAGTAGTTCTGGCGCCGGCACTGCGAGCTCCCACCCCTTTCTGCACCACGCTGCCACCTCAGACCAATGAAGCACCGGCGTCGGTCGCTCTGGCTCCGCCATCGGAGCCGGTGGTCCTCTCCAACGGCTCGGACATTGCGGGGATCCAATACCCGTCGGCGCCGTCCTTTGCAGTCCCCTCTTATGGGGGTATTTTTACCCCCATACGAGGGTTTTCTCCTCTGCGTCCGGTGCAAGGGGAGGGGAGCTCCAGGACGTCAGCGTCATCTTCGAG encodes:
- the LOC123447707 gene encoding photosystem II reaction center W protein, chloroplastic-like isoform X2 — translated: MAMISAAAAATVVAAARPLQALGLPLVKVTCRAERLRCGYSKDGKEAAVLKGAPLLAAVSAAVTASPALALVDERMSTEGTGLSLGLSNNLLGWILLGVFGLIWSLYTVYSSTLDDDDESGGLSL
- the LOC123447707 gene encoding photosystem II reaction center W protein, chloroplastic-like isoform X1; the encoded protein is MAMISAAAAATVVAAARPLQALGKQGLPLVKVTCRAERLRCGYSKDGKEAAVLKGAPLLAAVSAAVTASPALALVDERMSTEGTGLSLGLSNNLLGWILLGVFGLIWSLYTVYSSTLDDDDESGGLSL